The following proteins come from a genomic window of Brevibacillus antibioticus:
- a CDS encoding NUDIX hydrolase codes for MSTSPLRAKRIHFRTKKYRSPDGLPTDICLFTLLSIPRQTKTKSLPLKQLAVLLIKRKSNIFGEQWALPGGFSHESETLDECAYRELKEETNIDRDVHIEQLKTYYKPGRDPRGWIPSVAYVSLVHEDLLKHAQANDDASDAQLFPIEEAFALNLAFDHREILTDALQRVREQMLQTTIAKAFLPDEFTLSELLQVIETVVPSFLAKDRGNFERRLLATTRRQGLLEPVLSADGQPVYSTEFSNSPAKLYRFTGFTPIAMIY; via the coding sequence GTGAGTACGTCTCCCCTTCGAGCCAAACGCATCCACTTTCGGACCAAAAAGTACCGCTCGCCGGATGGACTTCCTACAGATATTTGCCTCTTTACGCTCCTTTCCATCCCGCGCCAAACGAAAACCAAATCGTTGCCACTCAAGCAATTGGCCGTTCTTCTGATCAAGCGAAAAAGCAATATATTTGGAGAGCAATGGGCCTTGCCTGGCGGTTTTTCCCATGAATCGGAGACACTGGACGAATGCGCCTATCGTGAGTTAAAAGAAGAGACGAATATTGACCGCGATGTACACATCGAACAGCTGAAGACATACTACAAGCCGGGAAGAGACCCTCGTGGTTGGATCCCAAGCGTTGCCTATGTCTCCCTCGTTCATGAAGACTTATTGAAGCACGCACAGGCAAACGACGATGCATCAGACGCGCAGCTGTTTCCGATTGAGGAAGCCTTTGCCCTCAACCTCGCTTTTGATCATCGTGAAATTTTGACTGACGCCTTACAGCGCGTTCGTGAGCAGATGCTACAAACAACTATCGCCAAAGCTTTTTTGCCAGATGAGTTTACCTTGAGTGAATTACTGCAAGTGATCGAGACCGTCGTTCCATCCTTTTTGGCAAAAGATCGCGGCAATTTTGAGCGGCGCCTGCTTGCGACAACCAGACGGCAAGGACTTCTCGAGCCAGTTCTATCGGCTGACGGACAGCCTGTCTACTCGACCGAGTTTTCGAATTCGCCAGCCAAGCTCTATCGCTTTACCGGCTTTACGCCAATCGCCATGATTTACTGA
- a CDS encoding cysteine hydrolase family protein, which translates to MKALIVIDYTNDFVATDGALTCGEPGQAIEGRIGELIRDFLAEGDFVVMAVDAHREQDPYHPETGLYPPHNIIGSTGRNLYGSIQDIYEEFEDTVHWMDKTRYSAFQGTDLALLLRTRGITEIHLVGVCTDICVLHTAIEGFYNGFSVVIHEDAVASFLPEGHKWALSHFQNQLGMTVRKK; encoded by the coding sequence ATGAAAGCTTTGATTGTGATCGACTACACGAATGATTTTGTCGCGACAGATGGTGCATTGACTTGTGGGGAGCCTGGTCAGGCTATTGAAGGACGCATTGGAGAGTTGATCCGCGACTTCCTCGCAGAAGGCGACTTTGTCGTCATGGCAGTGGACGCTCATCGAGAACAGGACCCGTACCATCCTGAGACTGGACTCTACCCTCCGCACAACATTATCGGTTCGACTGGCCGGAATTTGTATGGCAGCATTCAGGACATTTACGAGGAATTTGAAGATACCGTTCACTGGATGGATAAGACGCGCTACAGTGCTTTCCAAGGCACCGACCTTGCATTATTGTTGCGCACGAGAGGTATTACTGAGATTCATCTGGTAGGTGTCTGCACAGACATTTGTGTGCTGCATACAGCGATTGAAGGCTTTTATAACGGCTTTTCTGTCGTCATCCACGAGGATGCCGTAGCGAGCTTTCTTCCCGAAGGTCACAAATGGGCTCTCAGTCATTTTCAAAACCAGCTTGGCATGACTGTTCGAAAAAAATAA
- the nadD gene encoding nicotinate (nicotinamide) nucleotide adenylyltransferase, whose translation MRIGVYGSSFDPITYSHLFTAATVAHRRRLDKIIFVPCSSKRHDKKLQTEDAHRLHMLKLALAGCEHKTNKDGEPLFEISTVEMDALPGETYTYDTMMHMKKKYPSDELFFIMGSDLLEGLSNWGNAEKLVAGFNFIVMSREGYPTADLIAEDALLRNHDEHFLIMSKGINMGISSTYIRDEIRKGGDPSFLLPDACLQYIYENGIYKEPYV comes from the coding sequence ATGCGAATCGGCGTTTATGGTAGCAGCTTTGACCCCATCACGTACAGCCATTTGTTCACGGCTGCAACCGTCGCTCACCGGAGACGACTGGACAAAATCATTTTCGTACCCTGCTCTTCGAAGCGTCATGACAAAAAATTGCAGACAGAGGATGCCCATCGCTTGCACATGCTCAAACTGGCTTTGGCTGGCTGTGAACACAAAACAAACAAAGATGGCGAACCCCTTTTCGAGATTTCAACAGTCGAAATGGATGCCTTGCCAGGTGAAACCTATACGTACGATACGATGATGCACATGAAAAAGAAGTACCCGAGCGACGAGCTCTTTTTCATCATGGGATCGGATTTGTTAGAGGGACTGTCGAACTGGGGCAACGCTGAAAAGCTGGTCGCAGGCTTCAACTTCATCGTGATGTCGCGCGAAGGCTATCCGACCGCTGACCTGATCGCGGAGGACGCGCTGCTACGCAATCATGACGAGCATTTCCTCATTATGAGCAAGGGCATCAACATGGGAATCAGCTCTACCTACATCCGCGACGAAATCCGCAAAGGCGGCGATCCCAGCTTCCTGTTGCCCGATGCTTGCCTTCAGTACATTTATGAAAATGGAATCTACAAAGAACCCTACGTATAG
- a CDS encoding DMT family transporter: protein MGKFSGKTVVAIASLVLMWGLSWSIYKMSLAYTPPILFAGMRSLIGGLLLALFILPKWKKINWSENWLRYCISALLNTLCFYGIQTVGLVYLPGGLFSVLVYFQPILIGLFAWLWLGESMTVLKIIGLIMGFIGILAVSADGLTGQVSIVGVILGLLTALTWALGVIYVKKVSAKVDSLWMVAMQCIIGGAALTLLGTGVESWSDIVWNAPYLIGLGYGATFGVPIAIVIYFGLVNAGEASKVAAFTFLVPLIAVVTGTIFMDEPVTYSLIAGLVLIVCSICLVNYQKKIRQPAIANHLNR from the coding sequence GTGGGAAAGTTTTCGGGTAAGACTGTAGTCGCTATTGCAAGTTTAGTGTTGATGTGGGGATTAAGCTGGTCGATCTACAAAATGTCACTCGCCTATACGCCACCGATTTTATTCGCAGGAATGCGTTCGCTGATTGGCGGACTTTTGCTCGCTTTATTCATTTTACCGAAATGGAAAAAGATCAACTGGAGTGAAAACTGGTTGCGTTATTGTATATCTGCTCTTCTGAATACATTGTGCTTTTACGGCATTCAGACAGTTGGACTTGTGTATTTGCCAGGTGGATTATTCTCTGTATTGGTGTATTTCCAGCCAATCCTGATTGGGCTCTTTGCCTGGTTGTGGCTGGGTGAGAGCATGACGGTGCTCAAGATCATTGGGCTGATCATGGGATTCATAGGGATACTGGCGGTCAGTGCAGATGGACTCACTGGTCAGGTTTCCATCGTGGGCGTCATTTTAGGTTTGTTGACGGCTCTTACGTGGGCGCTGGGCGTGATCTATGTGAAAAAAGTCAGTGCCAAGGTAGATTCGCTGTGGATGGTTGCCATGCAATGCATCATTGGTGGCGCGGCCTTAACTCTTTTGGGGACAGGCGTAGAGAGCTGGTCTGACATTGTCTGGAATGCTCCATATCTGATCGGTCTTGGCTATGGCGCTACATTTGGTGTGCCGATTGCCATTGTCATTTACTTTGGGCTTGTAAATGCAGGAGAAGCGAGCAAGGTGGCCGCCTTTACGTTTCTCGTGCCGCTCATCGCAGTCGTCACTGGCACCATTTTCATGGACGAGCCGGTTACGTATTCGCTTATCGCAGGTCTCGTATTGATCGTGTGCAGTATTTGCTTGGTGAACTATCAGAAAAAGATACGACAACCTGCAATTGCCAATCATCTCAATCGTTGA